Proteins from one Candidatus Eisenbacteria bacterium genomic window:
- a CDS encoding DsrE family protein codes for MKMLILINDAPYGTEKAYNALRLAMSIEKDHPSAQVLVFLIADAVACAIPNQTTPQGYYNIERMLKSVVARGGKVKTCGSCLDPRGISNAQLIEGVERSNMMELARWSVEADKAFTF; via the coding sequence ATGAAAATGCTCATACTCATCAATGACGCTCCGTATGGCACGGAGAAAGCGTATAACGCCCTGCGGCTGGCAATGAGCATCGAGAAGGATCATCCTTCCGCGCAGGTATTGGTGTTTCTGATTGCTGACGCTGTCGCTTGTGCAATCCCAAACCAAACAACGCCTCAGGGATACTACAACATCGAGCGGATGCTGAAGTCAGTTGTCGCCCGCGGCGGAAAAGTGAAAACCTGCGGCAGCTGTCTTGATCCCCGGGGGATTAGCAACGCCCAACTGATCGAGGGTGTTGAGAGAAGCAATATGATGGAATTGGCGCGGTGGTCCGTCGAAGCCGACAAAGCGTTTACGTTTTAG
- a CDS encoding metalloregulator ArsR/SmtB family transcription factor — MNRQLYNLHAEICKTLSNPKRLEMLNILRGKQMSVGDIAKKMSISKANVSQHLSLMKKAGILVSRRHGVNIYYRISNPKVIKACDLMREVLVEHHSQRDKILKSLT, encoded by the coding sequence ATGAACAGACAACTCTATAATCTACACGCCGAAATCTGCAAGACCCTATCGAACCCGAAGCGCCTTGAAATGCTGAACATACTACGGGGGAAGCAAATGAGCGTAGGCGATATCGCCAAGAAGATGTCAATCTCAAAAGCCAACGTTTCACAGCATCTTTCTCTAATGAAGAAAGCAGGAATCCTAGTCTCGCGGCGTCACGGTGTGAACATTTACTACCGCATCTCCAATCCGAAGGTCATCAAGGCGTGCGACCTAATGCGTGAAGTGCTGGTCGAACATCATTCTCAAAGGGACAAGATTCTCAAGAGTCTCACGTGA